The following proteins come from a genomic window of Streptomyces liliiviolaceus:
- a CDS encoding carbohydrate ABC transporter permease: protein MSTTPAAPNTPTTPTTPTAPARDADRPASAEGPGPGPGAGRSRKGVRGSTLSFWIFTGPFLVGLVIFVYIPIGWSAWLSFFEARYTVTPDKFIGLDNYRLMLTNGDFTGSLVTFTVFAAIIVPVTWALSLGLALMVHRLRFMKAFFRSVFFLPTACSFVAASLIWKMSLFSGVRFGMMNTVLGWFGVENIAWLANPNPPWYWLVIVTVRLWLQAGFYMILFLAALQNIPPVLYEAAAIDGARPGWQTFRHITLPQLRATSTAVILLLLVAAYQAFDEFFNLLAKTTWGRPPLVELYYTALGEDQDYGAGSAGAVILTLLICMVTLLQGRFLGFGKGEDSR from the coding sequence ATGTCGACCACCCCCGCGGCTCCGAACACCCCGACCACGCCGACCACGCCGACCGCTCCGGCACGTGACGCCGACCGGCCCGCCTCCGCCGAAGGCCCGGGGCCCGGGCCGGGAGCCGGACGGTCGCGCAAGGGCGTGCGGGGCAGCACGCTCAGCTTCTGGATCTTCACGGGCCCGTTCCTCGTCGGCCTGGTGATCTTCGTCTACATCCCCATCGGGTGGAGCGCCTGGCTCAGCTTCTTCGAGGCGCGCTACACGGTCACCCCCGACAAGTTCATCGGCCTCGACAACTACCGGCTGATGCTGACGAACGGCGACTTCACCGGTTCGCTCGTCACCTTCACCGTCTTCGCCGCGATCATCGTGCCGGTCACCTGGGCCCTGTCGCTGGGCCTGGCCCTGATGGTGCACCGGCTGCGCTTCATGAAGGCGTTCTTCCGGTCGGTCTTCTTCCTGCCGACGGCGTGCAGTTTCGTCGCCGCCTCGCTGATCTGGAAGATGTCCCTCTTCAGCGGGGTCCGCTTCGGCATGATGAACACGGTCCTCGGCTGGTTCGGCGTCGAGAACATCGCCTGGCTGGCCAACCCGAATCCGCCCTGGTACTGGCTGGTCATCGTGACCGTCCGCCTGTGGCTCCAGGCCGGTTTCTACATGATCCTGTTCCTGGCGGCCCTGCAGAACATCCCGCCCGTGCTCTACGAGGCCGCCGCGATCGACGGCGCCAGGCCCGGCTGGCAGACCTTCCGCCACATCACGCTGCCCCAGCTGCGGGCCACCTCGACGGCCGTGATCCTGCTGCTGCTCGTGGCCGCGTACCAGGCGTTCGACGAATTCTTCAATCTGCTGGCCAAGACGACCTGGGGCCGTCCGCCGCTCGTCGAGCTGTACTACACGGCTCTGGGCGAGGACCAGGACTACGGCGCCGGCAGCGCGGGCGCGGTCATCCTGACCCTGCTGATCTGCATGGTGACCCTGCTCCAGGGCAGGTTCCTGGGCTTCGGAAAGGGGGAGGACTCCAGGTGA
- a CDS encoding ROK family transcriptional regulator, translating into MKRTSRDIRTANRYGVLRQIIAHSPTSRQELAAATGLSIATVATLVGELLDLGMLTEVGFEDSAGGRPRGLVAVNASGGALIGVDIAETYVRVELFDLALDVLARADEDMRPGEIRPEQVVGHVASAVGSVVAQAGIEGARVLGVGVSVPGQVDRAAGVSEYAPNWDWHDVPLLDLLAEHIAYPLYLDNPLRACAVAELWFGAARGRGDAVVVNLGTGVGAGLVLGGGLHRGVSNSAGEWGHTTLVLDGRPCHCGNHGCVETYVGAPGIMLNLRESSPDSPLLHPDDQTATIDALARAVAERDPVAVEVVRETARCLGAAIADLVNLLNPEVVVLSSWVAATLGEPLLREVREAVARRALKRPLACTEIVLSPIPTDPVCLGAATFALEGTLTSAAGTRPPKPARSRTAPTP; encoded by the coding sequence GTGAAGCGCACTTCACGCGACATCCGCACCGCGAACCGTTACGGGGTGCTGCGCCAGATCATCGCCCACTCCCCCACCTCCCGGCAGGAGCTGGCCGCCGCGACCGGGCTGAGCATCGCCACGGTCGCCACGCTCGTCGGTGAGCTGCTCGATCTCGGGATGCTCACCGAGGTCGGCTTCGAGGACTCCGCGGGTGGCCGCCCGCGGGGACTCGTCGCCGTCAACGCGTCCGGGGGCGCGCTCATCGGCGTCGACATCGCGGAGACGTACGTCCGTGTCGAGCTGTTCGATCTCGCGCTGGACGTACTGGCCCGCGCCGACGAGGACATGCGCCCCGGGGAGATCCGCCCGGAACAGGTCGTCGGGCATGTCGCCTCGGCCGTCGGCTCGGTGGTCGCGCAGGCCGGGATCGAGGGCGCGCGCGTCCTCGGGGTGGGCGTCAGCGTGCCGGGGCAGGTGGACCGCGCGGCCGGCGTCTCGGAGTACGCGCCGAACTGGGACTGGCACGACGTGCCGCTGCTGGACCTGCTCGCCGAGCACATCGCGTACCCCCTCTATCTGGACAATCCGCTGCGCGCCTGCGCGGTCGCCGAGCTGTGGTTCGGGGCGGCGCGCGGGCGCGGGGACGCCGTGGTGGTGAACCTCGGTACGGGTGTCGGCGCCGGGCTCGTCCTGGGCGGCGGGCTCCACCGCGGTGTCAGCAACAGCGCGGGCGAGTGGGGCCACACCACCCTCGTACTGGACGGGCGGCCGTGCCACTGCGGCAACCACGGATGCGTGGAGACGTACGTCGGGGCGCCCGGCATCATGCTGAACCTGCGGGAGTCGAGCCCCGACAGCCCGCTGCTGCACCCCGACGACCAGACGGCCACGATCGACGCGCTCGCCCGCGCGGTCGCCGAGCGGGACCCGGTGGCCGTCGAGGTGGTCAGGGAGACCGCGCGCTGTCTCGGCGCCGCCATCGCCGACCTGGTGAACCTCCTCAACCCCGAGGTGGTCGTGCTGAGCAGCTGGGTCGCGGCCACGCTCGGTGAGCCGCTGCTGCGGGAGGTGCGCGAGGCCGTGGCCCGGCGGGCGCTGAAACGGCCGCTGGCCTGCACCGAGATCGTGCTCTCCCCGATTCCCACGGATCCGGTCTGCCTGGGCGCGGCGACGTTCGCGCTCGAAGGGACGCTCACCTCGGCGGCGGGCACGAGGCCCCCGAAGCCCGCGAGGAGCCGTACCGCACCGACGCCGTGA
- a CDS encoding ABC transporter substrate-binding protein, translating to MSALSSSNWDRRAVLRAAAGLAALGPLAACGGNTGREGGGSSGKSLVQYFHAYGEAGTQEAIKRYAKAYDEARVTTQWITGTNFESKLFSSLLTDNAPDVFEFHPQLQLIKSGQVAPLDDILAPVKDDFNPADIKSHTVDGKVYGVRMIDDPQFFFYRKSLLQKAGIGVPQTLDELAEAAGKLTTDKVKGLFLGNNMTSTNYALVWAAGADQLNDKNEIAYHTDEVAAALKTYRRMFTSGHLLLDAPADYWDPSALVQGLTAIQWCGMWAMPVMQKSLGDDLGIFPFPSAASGAEPAVYNGGWSMFVNAKGKNVDLAKEYVKWLWIDQKKYQEDWALSYGFHIPPRKSLAASATKLKSGLPAEGVKLFTDYGRFDNISWTQAMITALEEVVANSVRKGMDPEKALDAADVKVNRELKKLFG from the coding sequence ATGTCGGCATTGAGCAGCAGCAACTGGGATCGTCGTGCCGTTCTGCGGGCCGCCGCGGGCCTCGCCGCCCTCGGCCCGCTGGCCGCCTGCGGCGGCAACACCGGCCGTGAGGGCGGCGGCAGTTCGGGCAAGAGCCTCGTGCAGTACTTCCACGCGTACGGCGAGGCCGGTACGCAGGAGGCGATCAAGCGGTACGCCAAGGCCTACGACGAGGCCCGGGTGACCACCCAGTGGATCACCGGCACCAACTTCGAGAGCAAGCTGTTCTCGTCGCTGCTCACCGACAACGCCCCGGACGTCTTCGAGTTCCACCCCCAGCTCCAGCTGATCAAGAGCGGTCAGGTGGCGCCGCTGGACGACATCCTCGCCCCGGTCAAGGACGACTTCAATCCGGCGGACATCAAGTCCCACACGGTCGACGGCAAGGTCTACGGCGTCCGGATGATCGACGACCCGCAGTTCTTCTTCTACCGCAAGTCGCTGCTGCAGAAGGCCGGCATCGGCGTCCCGCAGACGCTGGACGAACTCGCCGAGGCCGCCGGCAAGCTGACCACCGACAAGGTCAAGGGCCTGTTCCTCGGCAACAACATGACGTCGACGAACTACGCCCTGGTGTGGGCGGCCGGCGCCGACCAGCTGAACGACAAGAACGAGATCGCGTACCACACCGACGAGGTGGCCGCGGCGCTGAAGACGTACCGCAGGATGTTCACCAGCGGGCATCTGCTCCTGGACGCGCCCGCCGACTACTGGGACCCCTCGGCCCTGGTCCAGGGGCTCACCGCGATCCAGTGGTGCGGTATGTGGGCCATGCCCGTGATGCAGAAGTCCCTCGGCGACGACCTCGGTATCTTCCCCTTCCCGTCGGCGGCCTCCGGCGCCGAACCTGCTGTCTACAACGGCGGTTGGTCGATGTTCGTGAACGCCAAGGGCAAGAACGTGGACCTGGCGAAGGAGTACGTGAAGTGGCTCTGGATCGACCAGAAGAAGTACCAGGAGGACTGGGCGCTCAGCTACGGCTTCCACATACCGCCGCGTAAGTCGCTCGCCGCGTCCGCCACCAAGCTCAAGTCGGGGCTGCCCGCCGAGGGCGTCAAGCTCTTCACCGACTACGGGCGCTTCGACAACATCTCCTGGACCCAGGCGATGATCACGGCGCTGGAGGAAGTGGTCGCCAACTCGGTCCGCAAGGGCATGGACCCGGAGAAGGCCCTCGACGCGGCGGACGTGAAGGTCAACCGCGAACTCAAGAAGCTGTTCGGATAG
- a CDS encoding sensor histidine kinase, whose product MKRPRLPGPRSRNPRLPRPRFPRPRSLRGRLVLIAGLLATSAVLLCQFAGLTVLRGWLTDQVDDRLGHFRPPDRVYSDIAADRALPPPDSDSTLPSDYRVYFYDEDGSLLRDSLGSGADPGPLLPRRAADLHLPSGRPTTVPAEDGSSGSGWRVISHAGPDRMRTVVALPLDTVDGATAKLLWLSLGLGLTVAVGVVVLGNGAVRLGLRPLTRVERTAQHITEGALELNVPVADPDTEVGRLGLALNTMLDRLRTALHRKEASERRLRHFMADAGHELRTPLTAIQGFAELLLDEPGMSGRRRREAHTLIAHNADRMSRLVDDLFLLATLGDTPAAHREPVDLLSLAADAIATTAIRHPRRPITLEPLTTHPADPGRGLDIVETPGDPHQLAQVVGNLLANACTHTEDDSPVHVRVGATRAHSEGRLGSGRSLRPGAPVCVVEVADHGPGIRPDEADRVFDRFYRATPLGRPAPAGLDADIGPGPGTGPETGPEPGSGLGLAIAAAIAAAHGGRLELDNRPGEGCTFRLLLPESTTGPQDDHG is encoded by the coding sequence ATGAAACGCCCGCGCTTGCCGGGGCCACGTTCTCGGAACCCCCGCCTTCCACGCCCCCGCTTCCCACGCCCCCGCTCCCTGCGCGGCCGTCTCGTCCTGATCGCGGGGCTGCTGGCCACCAGCGCCGTCCTGCTGTGCCAGTTCGCCGGTCTGACCGTCCTGCGCGGCTGGCTCACCGACCAGGTCGACGACCGGCTCGGCCACTTCCGGCCCCCCGACCGGGTGTACTCGGACATCGCCGCGGACCGGGCGCTGCCACCGCCGGACTCGGACAGCACGCTGCCCTCGGACTACCGCGTCTACTTCTACGACGAGGACGGCAGCCTGCTGCGCGACTCCCTGGGCAGCGGCGCCGACCCGGGTCCCCTTCTCCCGCGGCGGGCGGCCGATCTGCACCTGCCCTCCGGGCGGCCGACCACGGTCCCGGCCGAGGACGGTTCGTCCGGGTCCGGCTGGCGCGTGATCTCCCATGCGGGGCCCGACCGGATGCGTACCGTCGTCGCCCTGCCGCTGGACACCGTGGACGGGGCCACCGCCAAACTCCTGTGGCTCAGCCTCGGGCTCGGCCTCACCGTCGCCGTCGGGGTCGTCGTCCTGGGCAACGGCGCCGTCCGGCTGGGGCTGCGCCCGCTCACCCGCGTCGAGCGCACCGCCCAGCACATCACCGAGGGTGCCCTGGAACTCAACGTGCCCGTGGCGGACCCGGACACCGAGGTCGGCCGGCTCGGCCTGGCCCTCAACACCATGCTGGACCGTCTGCGTACCGCCCTGCACCGCAAGGAGGCCTCCGAACGGCGGCTGCGCCACTTCATGGCGGACGCGGGGCATGAACTGCGTACGCCGCTGACCGCGATCCAGGGGTTCGCCGAACTGCTCCTCGACGAACCCGGCATGTCCGGCCGGCGGCGGCGGGAGGCGCACACCCTGATCGCCCACAACGCCGACCGGATGAGCCGTCTCGTGGACGACCTCTTCCTCCTCGCCACGCTCGGCGACACGCCCGCGGCGCACCGCGAGCCCGTCGATCTCCTGTCCCTGGCGGCCGACGCCATCGCCACCACCGCGATACGCCATCCGCGGCGGCCCATCACCCTGGAACCCCTCACGACGCACCCCGCCGATCCCGGACGCGGCCTCGACATCGTCGAAACCCCCGGCGACCCCCACCAGCTCGCGCAGGTGGTGGGCAATCTGCTGGCCAACGCCTGCACCCACACCGAGGACGACAGCCCCGTCCATGTGAGGGTCGGCGCCACCCGCGCCCACAGCGAGGGAAGGCTGGGCAGCGGCCGGTCGCTGCGGCCCGGCGCACCCGTCTGCGTCGTCGAGGTCGCCGACCACGGCCCCGGGATCAGACCCGACGAGGCCGACCGGGTCTTCGACCGCTTCTACCGAGCGACACCGCTCGGCCGCCCCGCCCCGGCCGGTCTCGACGCGGACATCGGCCCAGGCCCCGGCACAGGCCCGGAGACAGGCCCCGAACCCGGCAGCGGTCTGGGACTCGCCATCGCGGCCGCCATCGCCGCCGCGCACGGCGGACGCCTGGAACTGGACAACCGCCCCGGCGAAGGCTGCACCTTCCGCCTGCTCCTGCCCGAATCGACGACCGGGCCGCAGGACGACCACGGGTGA
- a CDS encoding response regulator transcription factor has product MIDQPSLTRTPAAGHTVLVVEDDASIRTLLTSALSAAGYAVASAASGQEAMFQAGSRRPGLIVLDVMLPDTDGFQLTRDLRAQGVYTPVLFLTARTGVEDRIIGLSSGGDDYVTKPFHIQEVLLRVRAILRRSNAPASTTGTQPPLRYADLSLDENTREVRRADRLLKLSPTEFRLLACLLAHPERVLEKPEILQQVWRYDFSGDTRIVDTYVKNLRRKIDRDAPPLIHTVRGVGYCLRLPRDEPNPAAR; this is encoded by the coding sequence GTGATCGACCAGCCCAGCCTCACGCGTACGCCCGCCGCCGGGCACACCGTCCTGGTCGTGGAGGACGACGCCAGCATCCGTACCCTGCTCACCTCCGCGCTCAGCGCGGCGGGGTACGCCGTGGCGAGCGCGGCCAGCGGGCAGGAGGCCATGTTCCAGGCCGGCAGCCGGCGGCCCGGTCTGATCGTTCTCGATGTGATGCTGCCCGACACCGACGGCTTCCAGCTCACGCGTGATCTGCGCGCCCAGGGCGTGTACACGCCGGTGCTGTTCCTGACCGCCCGGACCGGCGTCGAGGACCGCATCATCGGCCTCAGCTCCGGCGGCGACGACTACGTCACCAAGCCCTTCCACATCCAGGAGGTGCTGCTGCGGGTGCGCGCCATCCTGCGCCGCAGCAACGCCCCCGCCTCCACCACCGGCACCCAGCCGCCCCTGCGCTACGCCGATCTCAGCCTGGACGAGAACACGCGGGAAGTGAGACGCGCCGACCGGCTGCTCAAGCTCTCGCCGACCGAGTTCCGGCTCCTGGCCTGTCTGCTGGCGCATCCCGAGCGCGTCCTGGAGAAGCCGGAGATCCTTCAGCAGGTCTGGCGCTACGACTTCTCCGGCGACACCCGGATCGTCGACACCTACGTCAAGAATCTGCGCCGCAAGATCGACCGCGACGCGCCACCGCTGATCCACACGGTGCGCGGGGTCGGCTACTGCCTGCGGCTGCCGCGCGACGAGCCGAACCCGGCCGCGCGATGA